A region from the Mercenaria mercenaria strain notata chromosome 7, MADL_Memer_1, whole genome shotgun sequence genome encodes:
- the LOC123555649 gene encoding L-xylulose reductase-like → MVWSTNAGILGESCSAVDCRETEIIKILDINLLGAINCAQLVAKKMIDAKVKGSIVNISSVAGIGACYSYLPYNVSKAGLDMVTKQFALELGPYQIRVNSVNPATVVTPMVTNLKNTAKGLTSQTPMGRVAKVEEVVWPVLYLLSDYSSMVTGQLHPVDGGLLSNIAVKYDFSK, encoded by the coding sequence ATGGTTTGGTCAACAAACGCCGGGATCCTTGGAGAGAGTTGTTCTGCAGTTGATTGTCGAGAGACCGAAATCATCAAAATATTGGACATTAATCTGCTGGGCGCAATAAATTGTGCACAATTGGTTGCAAAGAAAATGATTGATGCCAAAGTAAAAGGATCTATCGTGAATATTTCAAGTGTGGCCGGAATAGGTGCTTGTTATTCTTACTTGCCGTACAATGTTTCGAAAGCAGGGCTGGATATGGTCACTAAACAATTTGCACTGGAACTTGGACCATACCAGATAAGGGTTAATTCGGTCAATCCTGCGACTGTCGTGACGCCTATGGTTACAAATCTAAAGAATACCGCAAAGGGTTTAACTTCCCAAACACCTATGGGTAGAGTTGCAAAGGTTGAGGAAGTTGTTTGGCCGGTATTGTACCTTCTTAGTGACTATTCAAGTATGGTTACTGGACAGTTGCATCCGGTTGACGGAGGACTGCTGTCCAATATAGCGGTGAAATATGATTTTTCTAAATGA